Proteins encoded together in one Microplitis mediator isolate UGA2020A chromosome 7, iyMicMedi2.1, whole genome shotgun sequence window:
- the LOC130672329 gene encoding cadherin-99C isoform X2 encodes MAPSTIWVFSLLCLILPQNVFSKPGLCEELTGQSNIILDIEESRGYGYEQPTVPEELPVSGNPYNETTLELIFPGKAPLFALNGKKLRLLKQLDRDSENLSHVVFQLACTVRSTNKKRIIPIIVRVSDINDNAPKFINTPYETTVPELTPVGSTIFQNVVALDADAGVNGLVEYSISPGDGNGIGSNNAVGRDRITTADGYGYFSINLPHQGQVTVNRTLDFERTQRYLVTILASDRALNTSERLTSTTTLTVNIRDDDDQDPSFIYQGCMLLDGSCINPEYSASVSSGVLSGILNISPEKIQAVDMDSINAPIHYSFLSGNPPNYRDFFEINQNTGAVKQIRAVDTTVTKKFDIIIKAVEESEAKRSATAKLTITVKPVDSNPPVITASSVEGYVDENAPVGTKVIDRDGNPIKLTVFDADLAPEDPKPNYTFELTTSFFGIDQSGTLIVNEENLDRDPPSPGRFRFQVIAREKSGIAASTPLSFVVTLNDVNDNAPQLPMVPPITVQAGEARREVIKVEATDNDEGENAEITYSIYHVSNNGQQKFKIDPKSGVIESVRKLNAGEQYSITVQATDKGGKYSQTIVEINVIPGPNTRSPVFQQPVYEVQVSEGAPINSTVATITALDPENDPVSYSILSGNDLRQFAIGDKSGVITVIRKLDREDLTRYQLFVKAEDSGGLSSTATVNIRVTDINDKNPEFQGLPYEFEVKEGEARKLIGHVHADDADEGINSEITYFAPDDIPFTVDPETGDVLTKIALDYEQNHEYKFVVTARDGAPDPRLATATVSVKVIDVEDEVPIFHQSSYEARVKENVPDYMVIQVVADDPDTKKQITYVIKQGDTDLFSIDPKTGVIKTVRGLDYERDSQHILIVGTLENTSDLPGSTTRVVINVQDMNDIPPVFTTIPRPITLDDDVPIGTTVINLLAQDSDGTSPGNQVRYEIIGRGSASRYFVIDPDSGILTVRDDLRKETDSEYQVDVRAYDLGEPQLSSVTTVPIYIRHVATVAPEVGLGFAEDSYNVDVPEDASDNTLIKILTIINSHAHDTTLNCEIYSGNEDGLFETKITDERNCALRLKKGALDYETVEFYQIKIKLESTSGILNSHRNTTMVKIQVIDVNDNKPEFIFPEDPLGLRRRRYFASIPKTAQFSFNVLQVKAQDKDNGKYGKLEYKMLNGRGTQYLSIDSSSGMIKTIGTFDNVLLEELPFKFNVQVRDNPNSTTKFNTADAPVIVNLIDEENLLVLAIQDASADNVQKEATKIVRVLEEKTGLLIGIDRISTRKTVNKNGTVENHPLDTDVWFYAIDPKTEIILDRNNSHLIRVMLDKPAMSSLIFDVSTAVRANAIDIHAPVTAPEQPTIVTPIAVAFSGEVFPYALIIIACVILVLGVAGIIYICISWSRYDPVYVETDLKEYETQVLRMSVPNDDNESYNDLQLDFSNKNHAFSLDNVSYITKDHGGSTGQQSPVSSEAATTVRASSIAGNPEVNMQSLRRSTLSRKNNNNTNLINNIDTPVLNPLFNHEELLSASPSNDNVTFRERKDYSHLGFSYLTEQSPVETTTEL; translated from the exons GTTATGAGCAGCCAACTGTACCAGAAGAACTTCCGGTCTCTGGGAATCCCTACAACGAGACCACCTTGGAGTTAATATTTCCTGGAAAGGCGCCACTATTCGCCCTCAATGGAAAGAAACTGAGACTCCTTAAACAACTGGATCGTGACAGCGAGAACCTCTCGCACGTTGTGTTCCAG ctgGCATGTACAGTAAGATCGACAAACAAAAAACGAATTATTCCAATAATCGTACGTGTGTCTGATATAAATGACAATGCACCAAAGTTTATCAATACGCCGTACGAAACAACAGTACCCgag CTTACGCCAGTAGGATCGACAATATTTCAAAATGTCGTGGCATTGGACGCTGACGCGGGTGTGAATGGACTCGTGGAATACTCAATATCACCAGGAGATGGGAACGGTATTGGCAGTAACAATGCCGTTGGTCGTGATAGAATTACAACCGCAGACGGGTATGGTTATTTTAGCATCAACTTGCCACATCAGGGACAGGTCACGGTCAATCGAACACTCGACTTCGAGAGGACGCAGCGTTATCTCGTCACCATCCTCGCCTCC GATCGAGCATTGAATACGTCCGAAAGATTGACATCGACTACAACTCTAACCGTAAATATTAGAGATGATGACGACCAAGATCCTTCATTCATCTACCAAGGATGTATGCTGCTCGACGGATCGTGTATCAATCCCGAGTACTCGGCTTCC GTATCCAGTGGAGTACTCTCTGGAATACTCAATATATCGCCGGAGAAAATACAAGCCGTTGACATGGACAGTATTAATGCACCAATTCATTACTCCTTTCTCAGTGGTAATCCGCCAAACTACAGAgacttttttgaaataaatcaaAACACGGGAGCGGTCAAACAGATTCGAGCTGTCGACACCACGGttaccaaaaaatttgatattattattaag GCCGTCGAGGAATCAGAAGCAAAGCGATCAGCGACAGCTAAGTTGACAATTACCGTCAAACCGGTAGACAGTAATCCGCCGGTTATTACAGCATCATCTGTTGAGGGTTACGTTGATGAGAATGCGCCAGTTGGTACCAAGGTCATCGACAGAGATGGAAATCCGATTAAACTTACTGTATTCGACGCCGATCTA gcGCCAGAGGACCCCAAACCAAACTACACGTTCGAGTTGACAACGAGTTTCTTCGGGATCGATCAATCAGGAACTCTGATAGTAAACGAAGAGAATCTGGATCGCGATCCGCCGAGTCCTGGGCGGTTTAGATTTCAAGTTATTGCTCGCGAGAAATCAGGAATCGCGGCATCAACACCTCTGTCTTTTGTCGTGACGTTGAACGACGTCAACGACAATGCACCTCAATTGCCAATGGTACCGCCAATCACCGTCCAAGCTGGCGAAGCCAGACGGGAAGTAATCAAG GTTGAAGCAACGGATAATGATGAAGGGGAAAATGCAGAGATAACGTACAGCATTTATCATGTATCTAATAACGGCcagcaaaaattcaaaattgatcCCAAGTCCGGGGTCATAGAGTccgtaagaaaattgaatgcCGGTGAACAGTACAGTATCACTGTCCAGGCCACTGATAAAGGTGGTAAATACTCACAGACAAttgttgaaataaatgtcATACCCGGTCCCAATACGCGTAGTCCCGTTTTTCAACAACCGGTCTACGAAGTTCAGGTTAGCGAAGGTGCTCCTATTAATTCAACAGTCGCTACCATTAct GCACTCGACCCAGAAAATGATCCAGTGTCGTATTCAATACTTTCGGGCAATGACTTGAGGCAATTTGCGATCGGTGACAAGTCAGGCGTTATTACCGTTATAAGGAAGTTGGACAGGGAAGACTTGACGCGATATCAGCTG TTTGTTAAGGCTGAGGACAGTGGCGGGCTTTCGAGCACCGCGACAGTTAACATCCGCGTCACTGACATCAATGACAAGAACCCCGAGTTCCAGGGTCTGCCTTACGAGTTTGAAGTAAAGGAAGGCGAGGCGAGAAAATTAATTGGACATGTTCATGCTGATGATGCCGACGAGGGTATTAATTCTGAAATAACTTATTTCGCACCTGACGACATTCCGTTCACGGTTGATCCGGAAACTGGAGACGTTCTTACTAAAATAGCTCTAGATTACGAGCAAAATCAC gaATATAAATTTGTTGTGACGGCACGTGATGGCGCTCCAGATCCTCGTCTAGCGACAGCGACTGTCTCAGTAAAAGTTATCGATGTCGAAGACGAAGTACCGATATTTCATCAAAGTAGTTATGAAGCACGTGTTAAAGAAAACGTTCCTGATTATATGGTTATACAAGTTGTC gCCGATGATCCAGAcactaaaaaacaaataacatATGTAATTAAACAAGGCGACACTGATCTCTTTAGTATTGATCCTAAAACGGGTGTAATTAAAACAGTACGTGGACTGGATTACGAAAGAGATAGTCAGCATATACTCATTGTCGGTACTTTAGAAAATACAAGTGATCTTCCTGGATCTACTACTCGTGTCGTTATCAACGTACAA gaTATGAATGATATACCACCAGTGTTTACAACAATACCACGTCCAATAACACTTGACGATGACGTACCAATAGGTACCacagttattaatttattagccCAAGATTCTGATGGTACATCACCCGGTAATCAA GTAAGATATGAAATAATTGGACGTGGAAGTGCAAGTagatattttgtaattgatcCAGACTCAGGCATACTAACGGTCCGCGACGATTTACGGAAGGAAACTGACTCTGAATATCAa GTGGATGTAAGAGCTTACGACCTGGGCGAACCTCAACTATCTTCTGTAACGACTGTCCCAATTTATATTCGTCACGTAGCAACAGTTGCCCCGGAAGTTGGACTAGGTTTCGCTGAGGACTCTTACAATGTTGATGTGCCTGAAGATGCTAGTGACAATAcgctaattaaaattttgacaattaTAAATTCCCACGCTCACGATACAACTTTGAATTGCGAAATTTACAGCGGCAATGAGGATGGATTATTTGAAACTAAAATTACAGATGAACGTAATTGCGCattgagattaaaaaaaggaGCACTTGATTATGAGACAGTTGAATTTTAccagattaaaataaaattggaaTCTACCTCGGGCATTTTAAATTCACATCGCAATACTACGATg gttaaaattcaagtaattgATGTAAATGACAACAAACCAGAATTTATATTCCCCGAAGACCCGTTGGGTTTACGTAGACGTCGTTACTTTGCATCAATACCTAAAACCGCGCAATTTTCATTCAACGTTCTTCAAGTAAAAGCCCAAGATAAAGACAATGGAAAATACGGTAAACTCGAGTACAAAATGTTAAACGGACGTGGAACGCAATACTTGTCAATAGACAGTTCCTCAGGCATGATAAAAACAATCGGAACGTTCGACAACGTCTTGCTAGAAgaattaccatttaaattcaACGTCCAAGTACGTGATAATCCGAACTCGACGACTAAATTCAATACCGCCGACGCTCCCGtcattgttaatttaattgacgAAGAAAATTTACTTGTACTTGCAATCCAAGATGCATCTGCCGACAACGTGCAAAAAGAAGCGACGAAAATAGTGAGAGTATTAGAAGAAAAAACAGGACTGCTGATTGGTATCGATAGGATATCTACTAGAAAGACTGTTAATAAAAATGGTACCGTCGAAAATCATCCGTTGGATACTGACGTCTGGTTTTATGCCATTGATCCAAAGactgaaattattttagatcGTAACAATTCGCACTTAataag AGTAATGTTAGACAAGCCAGCGATGTCTTCATTAATTTTCGACGTATCAACAGCCGTCCGAGCTAACGCTATTGACATTCATGCGCCAGTAACGGCGCCCGAGCAACCAACAATCGTTACTCCTATAGCCGTTGCATTTAGCGGCGAAGTATTTCCATATGCTCTGATAATAATCGCCTGCGTTATTCTCGTTCTCGGTGTCGCTGGAATTATTTACATCTGCATATCCTGGTCCAG ATATGATCCAGTTTACGTCGAGACGGATCTTAAGGAATACGAGACCCAAGTACTGCGTATGAGTGTCCCGAATGACGACAACGAGAGCTACAATGACTTACAATTAGactttagtaataaaaatcatgcATTTAGTCTTGACAATGTCAGTTACATTACCAAAGATCATGGCGGAAGTACTg GTCAACAGAGTCCAGTGAGCTCAGAAGCCGCGACGACAGTCCGCGCCTCTAGTATCGCGGGCAACCCAGAAGTAAACATGCAATCTCTGAGACGGTCAACGCTGAGTcgtaagaataataataatacgaatcttataaataatattgacaCGCCGGTATTGAATCCGCTGTTCAATCACGAAGAGCTTTTGAGCGCAAGCCCTTCAAATGATAACGTTACATTTAGAGAGAGGAAAGACTACTCGCACCTCGGGTTCAGTTACTTGACCGAGCAGAGTCCAGTTGAGACAACTACAGAATTGTAA
- the LOC130672329 gene encoding cadherin-99C isoform X3 has protein sequence MRLMSESVKVIFVIIIINVLRIDCANEYLTDRALNTSERLTSTTTLTVNIRDDDDQDPSFIYQGCMLLDGSCINPEYSASVSSGVLSGILNISPEKIQAVDMDSINAPIHYSFLSGNPPNYRDFFEINQNTGAVKQIRAVDTTVTKKFDIIIKAVEESEAKRSATAKLTITVKPVDSNPPVITASSVEGYVDENAPVGTKVIDRDGNPIKLTVFDADLAPEDPKPNYTFELTTSFFGIDQSGTLIVNEENLDRDPPSPGRFRFQVIAREKSGIAASTPLSFVVTLNDVNDNAPQLPMVPPITVQAGEARREVIKVEATDNDEGENAEITYSIYHVSNNGQQKFKIDPKSGVIESVRKLNAGEQYSITVQATDKGGKYSQTIVEINVIPGPNTRSPVFQQPVYEVQVSEGAPINSTVATITALDPENDPVSYSILSGNDLRQFAIGDKSGVITVIRKLDREDLTRYQLFVKAEDSGGLSSTATVNIRVTDINDKNPEFQGLPYEFEVKEGEARKLIGHVHADDADEGINSEITYFAPDDIPFTVDPETGDVLTKIALDYEQNHEYKFVVTARDGAPDPRLATATVSVKVIDVEDEVPIFHQSSYEARVKENVPDYMVIQVVADDPDTKKQITYVIKQGDTDLFSIDPKTGVIKTVRGLDYERDSQHILIVGTLENTSDLPGSTTRVVINVQDMNDIPPVFTTIPRPITLDDDVPIGTTVINLLAQDSDGTSPGNQVRYEIIGRGSASRYFVIDPDSGILTVRDDLRKETDSEYQVDVRAYDLGEPQLSSVTTVPIYIRHVATVAPEVGLGFAEDSYNVDVPEDASDNTLIKILTIINSHAHDTTLNCEIYSGNEDGLFETKITDERNCALRLKKGALDYETVEFYQIKIKLESTSGILNSHRNTTMVKIQVIDVNDNKPEFIFPEDPLGLRRRRYFASIPKTAQFSFNVLQVKAQDKDNGKYGKLEYKMLNGRGTQYLSIDSSSGMIKTIGTFDNVLLEELPFKFNVQVRDNPNSTTKFNTADAPVIVNLIDEENLLVLAIQDASADNVQKEATKIVRVLEEKTGLLIGIDRISTRKTVNKNGTVENHPLDTDVWFYAIDPKTEIILDRNNSHLIRVMLDKPAMSSLIFDVSTAVRANAIDIHAPVTAPEQPTIVTPIAVAFSGEVFPYALIIIACVILVLGVAGIIYICISWSRYKSYRERMQRMYVVPRYDPVYVETDLKEYETQVLRMSVPNDDNESYNDLQLDFSNKNHAFSLDNVSYITKDHGGSTGQQSPVSSEAATTVRASSIAGNPEVNMQSLRRSTLSRKNNNNTNLINNIDTPVLNPLFNHEELLSASPSNDNVTFRERKDYSHLGFSYLTEQSPVETTTEL, from the exons atGAGATTGATGTCTGAATCAGTGAAAGTGATAttcgtaataataataataaatgtcctGAGGATTGATTGTGCCAATGAGTATCTTACG GATCGAGCATTGAATACGTCCGAAAGATTGACATCGACTACAACTCTAACCGTAAATATTAGAGATGATGACGACCAAGATCCTTCATTCATCTACCAAGGATGTATGCTGCTCGACGGATCGTGTATCAATCCCGAGTACTCGGCTTCC GTATCCAGTGGAGTACTCTCTGGAATACTCAATATATCGCCGGAGAAAATACAAGCCGTTGACATGGACAGTATTAATGCACCAATTCATTACTCCTTTCTCAGTGGTAATCCGCCAAACTACAGAgacttttttgaaataaatcaaAACACGGGAGCGGTCAAACAGATTCGAGCTGTCGACACCACGGttaccaaaaaatttgatattattattaag GCCGTCGAGGAATCAGAAGCAAAGCGATCAGCGACAGCTAAGTTGACAATTACCGTCAAACCGGTAGACAGTAATCCGCCGGTTATTACAGCATCATCTGTTGAGGGTTACGTTGATGAGAATGCGCCAGTTGGTACCAAGGTCATCGACAGAGATGGAAATCCGATTAAACTTACTGTATTCGACGCCGATCTA gcGCCAGAGGACCCCAAACCAAACTACACGTTCGAGTTGACAACGAGTTTCTTCGGGATCGATCAATCAGGAACTCTGATAGTAAACGAAGAGAATCTGGATCGCGATCCGCCGAGTCCTGGGCGGTTTAGATTTCAAGTTATTGCTCGCGAGAAATCAGGAATCGCGGCATCAACACCTCTGTCTTTTGTCGTGACGTTGAACGACGTCAACGACAATGCACCTCAATTGCCAATGGTACCGCCAATCACCGTCCAAGCTGGCGAAGCCAGACGGGAAGTAATCAAG GTTGAAGCAACGGATAATGATGAAGGGGAAAATGCAGAGATAACGTACAGCATTTATCATGTATCTAATAACGGCcagcaaaaattcaaaattgatcCCAAGTCCGGGGTCATAGAGTccgtaagaaaattgaatgcCGGTGAACAGTACAGTATCACTGTCCAGGCCACTGATAAAGGTGGTAAATACTCACAGACAAttgttgaaataaatgtcATACCCGGTCCCAATACGCGTAGTCCCGTTTTTCAACAACCGGTCTACGAAGTTCAGGTTAGCGAAGGTGCTCCTATTAATTCAACAGTCGCTACCATTAct GCACTCGACCCAGAAAATGATCCAGTGTCGTATTCAATACTTTCGGGCAATGACTTGAGGCAATTTGCGATCGGTGACAAGTCAGGCGTTATTACCGTTATAAGGAAGTTGGACAGGGAAGACTTGACGCGATATCAGCTG TTTGTTAAGGCTGAGGACAGTGGCGGGCTTTCGAGCACCGCGACAGTTAACATCCGCGTCACTGACATCAATGACAAGAACCCCGAGTTCCAGGGTCTGCCTTACGAGTTTGAAGTAAAGGAAGGCGAGGCGAGAAAATTAATTGGACATGTTCATGCTGATGATGCCGACGAGGGTATTAATTCTGAAATAACTTATTTCGCACCTGACGACATTCCGTTCACGGTTGATCCGGAAACTGGAGACGTTCTTACTAAAATAGCTCTAGATTACGAGCAAAATCAC gaATATAAATTTGTTGTGACGGCACGTGATGGCGCTCCAGATCCTCGTCTAGCGACAGCGACTGTCTCAGTAAAAGTTATCGATGTCGAAGACGAAGTACCGATATTTCATCAAAGTAGTTATGAAGCACGTGTTAAAGAAAACGTTCCTGATTATATGGTTATACAAGTTGTC gCCGATGATCCAGAcactaaaaaacaaataacatATGTAATTAAACAAGGCGACACTGATCTCTTTAGTATTGATCCTAAAACGGGTGTAATTAAAACAGTACGTGGACTGGATTACGAAAGAGATAGTCAGCATATACTCATTGTCGGTACTTTAGAAAATACAAGTGATCTTCCTGGATCTACTACTCGTGTCGTTATCAACGTACAA gaTATGAATGATATACCACCAGTGTTTACAACAATACCACGTCCAATAACACTTGACGATGACGTACCAATAGGTACCacagttattaatttattagccCAAGATTCTGATGGTACATCACCCGGTAATCAA GTAAGATATGAAATAATTGGACGTGGAAGTGCAAGTagatattttgtaattgatcCAGACTCAGGCATACTAACGGTCCGCGACGATTTACGGAAGGAAACTGACTCTGAATATCAa GTGGATGTAAGAGCTTACGACCTGGGCGAACCTCAACTATCTTCTGTAACGACTGTCCCAATTTATATTCGTCACGTAGCAACAGTTGCCCCGGAAGTTGGACTAGGTTTCGCTGAGGACTCTTACAATGTTGATGTGCCTGAAGATGCTAGTGACAATAcgctaattaaaattttgacaattaTAAATTCCCACGCTCACGATACAACTTTGAATTGCGAAATTTACAGCGGCAATGAGGATGGATTATTTGAAACTAAAATTACAGATGAACGTAATTGCGCattgagattaaaaaaaggaGCACTTGATTATGAGACAGTTGAATTTTAccagattaaaataaaattggaaTCTACCTCGGGCATTTTAAATTCACATCGCAATACTACGATg gttaaaattcaagtaattgATGTAAATGACAACAAACCAGAATTTATATTCCCCGAAGACCCGTTGGGTTTACGTAGACGTCGTTACTTTGCATCAATACCTAAAACCGCGCAATTTTCATTCAACGTTCTTCAAGTAAAAGCCCAAGATAAAGACAATGGAAAATACGGTAAACTCGAGTACAAAATGTTAAACGGACGTGGAACGCAATACTTGTCAATAGACAGTTCCTCAGGCATGATAAAAACAATCGGAACGTTCGACAACGTCTTGCTAGAAgaattaccatttaaattcaACGTCCAAGTACGTGATAATCCGAACTCGACGACTAAATTCAATACCGCCGACGCTCCCGtcattgttaatttaattgacgAAGAAAATTTACTTGTACTTGCAATCCAAGATGCATCTGCCGACAACGTGCAAAAAGAAGCGACGAAAATAGTGAGAGTATTAGAAGAAAAAACAGGACTGCTGATTGGTATCGATAGGATATCTACTAGAAAGACTGTTAATAAAAATGGTACCGTCGAAAATCATCCGTTGGATACTGACGTCTGGTTTTATGCCATTGATCCAAAGactgaaattattttagatcGTAACAATTCGCACTTAataag AGTAATGTTAGACAAGCCAGCGATGTCTTCATTAATTTTCGACGTATCAACAGCCGTCCGAGCTAACGCTATTGACATTCATGCGCCAGTAACGGCGCCCGAGCAACCAACAATCGTTACTCCTATAGCCGTTGCATTTAGCGGCGAAGTATTTCCATATGCTCTGATAATAATCGCCTGCGTTATTCTCGTTCTCGGTGTCGCTGGAATTATTTACATCTGCATATCCTGGTCCAG GTACAAAAGTTATAGAGAACGCATGCAGCGAATGTACGTTGTTCCCAGATATGATCCAGTTTACGTCGAGACGGATCTTAAGGAATACGAGACCCAAGTACTGCGTATGAGTGTCCCGAATGACGACAACGAGAGCTACAATGACTTACAATTAGactttagtaataaaaatcatgcATTTAGTCTTGACAATGTCAGTTACATTACCAAAGATCATGGCGGAAGTACTg GTCAACAGAGTCCAGTGAGCTCAGAAGCCGCGACGACAGTCCGCGCCTCTAGTATCGCGGGCAACCCAGAAGTAAACATGCAATCTCTGAGACGGTCAACGCTGAGTcgtaagaataataataatacgaatcttataaataatattgacaCGCCGGTATTGAATCCGCTGTTCAATCACGAAGAGCTTTTGAGCGCAAGCCCTTCAAATGATAACGTTACATTTAGAGAGAGGAAAGACTACTCGCACCTCGGGTTCAGTTACTTGACCGAGCAGAGTCCAGTTGAGACAACTACAGAATTGTAA